Proteins encoded by one window of Sorex araneus isolate mSorAra2 chromosome 3, mSorAra2.pri, whole genome shotgun sequence:
- the RAD51 gene encoding DNA repair protein RAD51 homolog 1, producing the protein MAMQMQLEANADTSVEEESFGPQPISRLEQCGINANDVKKLEEAGFHTVEAVAYAPKKELINIKGISEAKADKILTEAAKLVPMGFTTATEFHQRRSEIIQITTGSKELDKLLQGGIETGSITEMFGEFRTGKTQICHTLAVTCQLPIDRGGGEGKAMYIDTEGTFRPERLLAVAERYGLSGSDVLDNVAYARGFNTDHQTQLLYQASAMMVESRYALLIVDSATALYRTDYSGRGELSARQMHLARFLRMLLRLADEFGVAVVITNQVVAQVDGAAMFAADPKKPIGGNIIAHASTTRLYLRKGRGETRICKIYDSPCLPEAEAMFAINADGVGDAKD; encoded by the exons ATGGCTATGCAGATGCAGCTTGAAGCAAATGCAGATACTTCAGTGGAAGAAGAGAGCTTTGGCCCACAGCCTATTTCACGATTAGAG CAATGTGGTATAAATGCCAATGATGTGAAAAAACTGGAAGAAGCTGGATTCCATACGGTGGAGGCAGTTGCTTATGCACCAAAGAAGGAGCTAATAAATATTAAGGGAATTAGTGAAGCCAAAGCTGATAAAATTCTG ACTGAAGCAGCTAAGTTAGTTCCAATGGGTTTCACCACTGCAACTGAATTCCACCAGCGGCGATCAGAGATCATACAGATTACCACTGGTTCCAAAGAGCTTGACAAACTACTTCAAG GAGGAATTGAGACTGGATCAATCACAGAAATGTTTGGAGAATTCCGAACTGGGAAGACCCAGATCTGTCATACATTGGCTGTAACATGTCAG CTTCCCATTGATCGCGGTGGCGGTGAGGGAAAGGCCATGTACATTGACACTGAGGGTACTTTTAGGCCTGAACGTCTGCTAGCAGTGGCTGAAAG GTATGGTCTCTCCGGCAGTGATGTGCTGGATAATGTAGCATATGCTCGGGGATTCAACACAGACCATCAGACCCAGCTCCTTTATCAAGCATCAGCCATGATGGTAGAGTCCAG GTACGCACTGCTAATTGTAGATAGTGCCACCGCCCTCTACAGAACAGACTATTCGGGTCGAGGTGAGCTTTCAGCCAGGCAAATGCATTTGGCCAGATTTTTGAGGATGCTTCTGCGACTTGCTGATGAG TTTGGGGTAGCCGTGGTAATAACCAACCAGGTGGTAGCCCAAGTAGATGGAGCAGCCATGTTTGCCGCAGATCCTAAGAAACCTATTGGAGGAAATATTATTGCTCATGCATCAACAACCAG ACTATAcctgaggaagggaagaggggaaacCAGAATCTGCAAAATCTACGATTCTCCTTGTCTTCCTGAGGCAGAAGCTATGTTTGCCATCAATGCCGATGGAGTAGGAGATGCCAAAGACTAA